In Paroedura picta isolate Pp20150507F chromosome 6, Ppicta_v3.0, whole genome shotgun sequence, one genomic interval encodes:
- the LOC143840401 gene encoding uncharacterized protein LOC143840401, protein MIRCTLHLPPPFCSATSKSNMESSSQASSVPATGRGPTWRDAEIRDLIGIFSEEKIQDAFQSSHRNREVFEQVAIKMRALGHNRTGLECRSKTKTMRAEYMRAVNHNKGSGNEKVTCPYFEEQRQLYGDGEGSGRPKRVGRSLKVVRKPAAPVEEPPAEEDPGEGTSSSFRPPPPVQQRAAESVTLDLIAIVPGEPEEAPEQTPLASETQLPGTGPLESPAAPDVDSDSGASTNIDFIPGTQEEEQPRVLGPPARRRRIQIQDEVLSDEEEEPPLAPGSPPPRGALPAEERLTRERGRLRRVSVLTSVGERLLEHCYEESRRAAAADQAMLTLIAQEGRKLRAVLRETNQILREGVEEVRLIRRLMERAVAVMERAYPPQIAPPPPPTPTPPLPAPTPPTPSQNASTQTRRRTILGKRKIKPADKYSPS, encoded by the exons atgatccgttgcaccctgcacctcccaccaccattttgctcagctactagcaaaagcaacatggaatcgtcttctcaagcctcgtccgtccctgcaaccggccgtggcccaacttggagggacgcggagatcagggacctgatcgggattttctcggaggagaaaatccaggacgcgttccagtcctcccacaggaatagggaggtttttgaacaagtggctattaagatgcgcgccctgggccacaacaggaccggccttgaatgccggtcgaagaccaagacaatgagggcagagtacatgagagccgtgaaccataacaagggttccggcaacgaaaaggtgacctgcccctacttcgaggagcagcgccagctgtacggggacggggaaggatccggcaggccgaagcgcgtcggccggagccttaaggtggttcggaagccggctgccccggtcgaggaaccacccgctgaggaggatcccggcgagggaacctcctccagctttcgccctccaccccccgtccagcaacgagccgcggaatcggtaacgctggacctgatcgccatcgttcctggggagccagaggaggctcctgagcaaacgccccttgcctccg agacacagttgccagggacggggcccctagagtctccagcagcacctgacgtggatagtgattcgggggcatcaactaacattg atttcatacccggaacacaggaggaggaacagcctagggtgcttggacctcctgcccggcgcaggcggatacagattcaagatg aggttctttcagatgaggaggaggaaccacccctggctccaggcagcccaccacctagaggtgcgctcccagcagaggagaggcttacgagggaacgcggcaggctgaggcgcgtctccgtcttgacaagcgtgggagagaggctccttgagcactgctatgaggagtcacggcgtgccgcggccgctgaccaagccatgctcacactcattgcccaggaggggagaaaattgagggcagtccttagagagacaaaccaaatcctacgcgaaggcgtggaggaggtgcgtctgataaggagactcatggagagggctgtagcggtcatggaaagggcctaccctccacaaatcgcccccccaccaccacccacaccaacaccaccacttccagcacccaccccaccgactccctctcagaatgcctccacccaaacaagaaggaggactattctcggaaagagaaaaataaaaccagcagacaagtactccccctcctag